The following are encoded in a window of Pseudomonadota bacterium genomic DNA:
- the rpsD gene encoding 30S ribosomal protein S4: MSRYVGPSCRLCRREASKLFLKGERCYTEKCAIEKRNYPPGAHVESRSKTLEYGIRLREKQKLRKIYGLGEKQFKRFFTIAERKPGITGTNFLVLLERRLDNMVYRLGFATSRKEARQIVSHNHISVNGKKVNIPSYFVKEGDEIAIRNKDLQSVKNALESVVRRGVPSWLELDKDNVKGIVRLLPAREDITMPIKEQLIVEYYSR; the protein is encoded by the coding sequence TTGTCAAGATACGTAGGACCATCGTGCAGGTTATGTAGAAGAGAGGCGAGTAAGTTATTTCTCAAAGGCGAAAGGTGTTATACGGAAAAGTGTGCAATAGAAAAGAGAAATTATCCACCAGGCGCGCACGTTGAATCAAGAAGTAAAACGCTTGAATATGGTATCCGTCTAAGAGAAAAACAAAAATTGAGAAAGATATACGGTCTTGGTGAAAAGCAGTTTAAGAGATTTTTTACAATTGCAGAGAGAAAACCGGGCATAACAGGAACGAATTTTCTTGTACTGCTTGAAAGAAGGCTCGATAACATGGTTTACAGACTTGGATTTGCTACATCGAGGAAAGAAGCGAGACAGATTGTATCACATAACCATATATCCGTTAATGGAAAAAAAGTAAACATCCCTTCTTATTTTGTGAAGGAAGGTGATGAAATAGCCATAAGAAATAAAGATCTCCAGAGTGTAAAAAATGCCCTTGAATCAGTTGTGAGAAGGGGAGTCCCTTCATGGTTGGAATTAGATAAAGATAATGTGAAGGGAATAGTAAGACTGTTACCCGCAAGAGAAGACATTACAATGCCTATTAAGGAACAGCTCATAGTAGAGTACTATTCAAGGTAG
- the rpsK gene encoding 30S ribosomal protein S11: MAKTKKSTKKKIKKNIPIGEAYIQSSFNNTIITITDPQGNVISWSSGGVVGFKGSRKSTPFAAQLAAENAAKKAMENGLRTVDVFIKGPGAGREAALRALQSAGLKIHLIRDVTPIPHNGCRPPKRRRV; encoded by the coding sequence ATGGCCAAGACCAAAAAAAGTACTAAGAAAAAGATTAAAAAGAATATTCCGATAGGAGAAGCATATATCCAATCGAGTTTTAATAATACAATCATAACAATCACAGACCCTCAGGGAAATGTTATTTCATGGTCAAGCGGAGGTGTTGTAGGGTTTAAGGGCTCAAGAAAGAGCACGCCTTTTGCAGCGCAGCTTGCTGCAGAAAATGCTGCAAAAAAGGCAATGGAAAATGGATTGAGAACTGTAGATGTGTTTATAAAGGGGCCTGGTGCCGGGAGAGAAGCTGCCCTGAGAGCGCTGCAGAGTGCAGGATTAAAGATACATCTGATAAGAGATGTTACACCGATACCTCACAACGGTTGCAGACCGCCAAAAAGAAGAAGAGTGTAA
- the rpsM gene encoding 30S ribosomal protein S13: protein MARIAGVDIPRDKRIEVALTYIFGIGRQLSGRILSEAAIDPNKRTNVLSEEEVAKIRDIIERDYKVEGDLRKEVSVNIKRLMDIGCYRGLRHRKGLPVRGQRTRTNSRTRKGPRKTSMKKKK, encoded by the coding sequence TTGGCAAGAATCGCTGGTGTTGATATACCGAGAGATAAAAGGATTGAAGTTGCCCTGACTTATATATTTGGTATAGGCAGGCAATTGTCCGGTAGAATACTCTCAGAAGCAGCTATTGATCCGAATAAGAGAACAAACGTGTTAAGCGAAGAGGAAGTTGCAAAAATAAGGGATATAATAGAGAGAGATTATAAGGTTGAGGGTGATTTACGGAAGGAAGTAAGTGTAAATATAAAAAGGCTGATGGATATAGGCTGTTATAGAGGCTTGAGACATAGAAAAGGCTTGCCGGTGAGGGGTCAAAGAACAAGAACAAATTCAAGGACGCGTAAGGGCCCCAGAAAGACGTCTATGAAAAAAAAGAAATGA
- the rpmJ gene encoding 50S ribosomal protein L36 codes for MKVKPSVKKRCDKCKIIKRKGVVRVICDNPKHKQRQG; via the coding sequence ATGAAGGTGAAACCTTCAGTTAAAAAGAGATGCGACAAATGTAAAATTATCAAGAGAAAAGGGGTGGTCAGAGTAATCTGCGATAATCCTAAGCATAAACAGAGACAAGGGTAA